One genomic region from Sphingobacterium multivorum encodes:
- a CDS encoding methyltransferase RsmF C-terminal domain-like protein, producing the protein MSNFLPNSLVKKLGVNPLFDTDAFIKIHEEGVRATAIRLNPNKLEDCPFPNAEQVPWCHVAYYLQDRPVFTLDPLFHAGAYYPQDASSMFIDHIIRSLKLNEGSVRALDLCAAPGGKSTLLNSSLHPESLLVANEIIKTRVTILQDNLMKWGNANTVTTNNDPAAFNRLPGYFDLMVVDAPCSGSGMFRKDTDAIDEWSEANVKLCSERQQRILAESLATLNKGGYLFYSTCSYSPEENEDIVDWLLDSGDFESIEIAIEEHWGIDHTSSNKHLAHGYRFYPHKLGGEGFFIAVLKKIGEQETFNRKRIKPEKSDVPRGILDNWISDSASFHPFLHHEDVYIFPKMYEHDLKYLQNVLYLKNAGTNVGKLNRKELIPSHALALSIHLTKDFQSVELSLEDARNYLRKENIAVDTIGENIQGWAIASFRGKPLGWMKVLTNRINNYYPKELRIANL; encoded by the coding sequence ATGAGTAATTTTCTGCCAAATTCTTTAGTGAAAAAGTTAGGAGTGAATCCATTATTTGATACTGATGCATTTATTAAGATACATGAAGAAGGTGTTCGGGCAACAGCAATACGCTTAAACCCTAATAAATTAGAAGATTGTCCGTTTCCTAACGCAGAACAAGTTCCTTGGTGTCATGTGGCTTATTATCTTCAGGACCGTCCAGTGTTTACGTTAGATCCTTTATTTCATGCTGGAGCATACTATCCACAAGATGCTTCTTCTATGTTCATAGATCATATTATTCGAAGTTTGAAGTTAAATGAAGGGAGTGTTCGGGCGTTGGACTTATGCGCCGCTCCAGGAGGAAAGTCTACTTTATTAAACAGTAGTTTGCATCCGGAATCGCTCCTAGTTGCAAATGAAATTATTAAAACTAGGGTTACCATCCTGCAAGATAACTTAATGAAATGGGGAAATGCTAACACAGTAACGACAAATAATGATCCTGCAGCGTTTAATCGCCTTCCAGGATACTTCGATTTGATGGTTGTTGATGCCCCATGTTCTGGATCTGGGATGTTTAGGAAAGATACCGATGCCATCGATGAATGGTCCGAAGCTAATGTTAAGCTTTGTAGCGAAAGACAACAGCGGATTTTGGCTGAAAGCTTGGCCACTTTAAATAAGGGCGGATATTTGTTCTATTCAACGTGTTCTTATTCCCCGGAAGAAAATGAAGATATTGTCGATTGGTTATTGGATAGCGGCGATTTCGAATCTATTGAAATAGCTATTGAAGAGCATTGGGGAATTGATCACACAAGTTCTAATAAGCATCTTGCACACGGTTATCGATTTTACCCGCATAAATTAGGTGGAGAGGGCTTTTTTATTGCTGTCCTTAAGAAGATTGGCGAACAGGAAACGTTCAATAGAAAACGAATCAAACCCGAAAAATCAGATGTACCTAGAGGAATTTTAGATAATTGGATTTCAGATAGTGCCAGTTTTCATCCTTTTCTTCATCATGAGGATGTATATATTTTTCCAAAAATGTATGAGCATGATCTAAAGTATCTCCAAAATGTACTTTATCTTAAAAATGCGGGAACTAATGTTGGGAAACTTAACAGAAAGGAGCTAATACCAAGCCATGCGCTGGCTTTGAGTATTCACTTGACCAAAGACTTCCAATCGGTGGAATTGTCGCTTGAGGATGCCCGAAATTATCTTAGGAAGGAAAATATAGCTGTGGATACGATTGGCGAAAATATTCAAGGATGGGCCATAGCAAGTTTTCGAGGTAAACCTTTGGGCTGGATGAAGGTGTTGACCAACCGAATAAACAATTATTATCCAAAGGAATTGAGGATTGCAAATTTATAA
- a CDS encoding SRPBCC domain-containing protein, which translates to MKEFKKYAIIPATPEELYLALTTEITARLWTGDLVSIDATVNGEFSLWDGAITGRFLELAPSTKIVQEWYFGETDSPSIVTLKLHEHKKGTSLEIRQTNIPDEDFENISDGWEDPYISSLIDFYTEED; encoded by the coding sequence ATGAAAGAATTCAAGAAATATGCTATTATTCCTGCAACTCCAGAGGAGCTGTATCTTGCATTAACGACCGAAATTACCGCTCGTCTTTGGACAGGAGACCTAGTGTCCATAGACGCTACTGTCAACGGAGAATTCTCCTTATGGGATGGTGCTATAACTGGCCGGTTCTTGGAACTAGCACCTTCGACAAAAATTGTACAAGAATGGTACTTCGGTGAAACAGACAGCCCTTCGATTGTTACATTAAAGCTGCATGAACATAAAAAAGGGACATCCTTGGAAATTAGGCAGACAAATATACCGGATGAAGACTTTGAAAATATCTCGGATGGATGGGAAGACCCTTATATCTCCTCGTTGATCGACTTTTATACAGAAGAAGATTAA
- a CDS encoding Pycsar system effector family protein, giving the protein MIDYAQLLKQVEEYAETYITENISVCHCFHNTIHTRSVVRAAEEISSYYKLGEEDHFIVISAAYFHDLGYVKSDNAIGHEKRSVEIALNFLQDKGIPEAIQEKIKGCILATRMPQDPTNLLEQILCDADLFHFGNEDFVNRNKLMKAEAEAVLGKEIDKDVWRAGTIKLLMSHHYHTEYAKQKLNAKKEMNLKELEKKQEKSISKNKESKKEDKKEKEKGSKPERGIETMFRITSSNNQRLSDMADNKANILLTVNSIILSVVIAVLFRKLDANEHLIIPTIILTTAVVATMVMAILSTIPKIPSGKFSKEEIEQKSVNLLFFGNFYKMKLDDYNEGMQKVMVDSEFLYGMLTKDVYSQGVVLGRKYKLLRYAYGIFMFGLVISVVSFVAATIF; this is encoded by the coding sequence ATGATAGATTATGCTCAGCTTTTAAAACAGGTAGAAGAATATGCTGAAACTTATATTACAGAAAATATTTCAGTTTGCCATTGTTTTCACAATACGATACACACACGTTCTGTTGTACGTGCGGCGGAGGAGATTTCATCGTACTATAAACTAGGAGAGGAGGATCACTTTATTGTTATTAGTGCCGCCTACTTTCATGATCTCGGCTACGTAAAATCTGACAATGCTATTGGTCATGAAAAGAGAAGTGTCGAAATTGCTTTAAATTTCCTCCAGGACAAAGGCATACCGGAAGCCATACAGGAAAAAATCAAAGGTTGTATTTTAGCAACGAGAATGCCTCAGGATCCTACAAATCTGCTGGAGCAAATTCTCTGCGACGCAGACCTATTTCATTTTGGGAATGAGGATTTCGTCAATAGAAACAAACTGATGAAAGCCGAAGCTGAAGCAGTACTAGGGAAGGAGATTGATAAAGACGTATGGCGGGCCGGTACAATCAAACTACTAATGAGCCATCATTACCATACGGAATATGCAAAACAAAAGCTTAATGCCAAAAAAGAGATGAATCTAAAAGAACTGGAGAAAAAACAGGAGAAATCTATCTCAAAAAATAAAGAAAGCAAAAAAGAAGACAAGAAGGAAAAGGAGAAAGGCAGTAAGCCAGAACGTGGGATAGAAACAATGTTCCGGATTACGTCCTCAAACAATCAGCGACTAAGCGACATGGCAGACAATAAAGCCAACATCCTCTTAACGGTCAATTCTATTATCCTTTCTGTCGTGATTGCTGTCTTATTTCGGAAACTAGATGCCAACGAGCACCTAATTATCCCAACAATTATCTTAACTACAGCCGTGGTAGCAACCATGGTCATGGCCATACTATCAACGATACCCAAAATTCCGTCGGGTAAATTCTCAAAGGAGGAAATCGAACAGAAATCAGTCAATCTTCTCTTTTTTGGAAATTTTTACAAAATGAAACTCGACGATTATAACGAGGGTATGCAGAAGGTAATGGTCGACTCGGAATTTCTATATGGCATGCTCACCAAGGATGTTTATTCGCAAGGTGTGGTATTAGGACGAAAATACAAGCTTCTACGATACGCCTATGGAATTTTTATGTTTGGACTTGTTATATCGGTTGTTTCTTTTGTCGCCGCAACCATATTTTAA
- the ppk1 gene encoding polyphosphate kinase 1 — MKKKDLYINRDISWLSFNDRVLDQAAREEVPLLEKLQFLAIFSSNLDEFYRVRMPVLMAWKKIMKQNPGQLIPNIDIGTYKKASKTINKQQEKFGLILADIIQELGKENIFFIYNQAIPAEIKDLAAQYFFSTIASYLQIIPIDDTSFFPINNQLYFVVTDDNTGVVFFLNVPSNHIGRFFTCEINGNKYVVLIDDIIKAFFPEAIRNTSLNFYSFKITRDAELNLQDEFEGDIAQKIETEVNKRDLGYATRFLFQPNLPKQLIETLATLFDLRKSSIVEGGNYHNLKDLFSFPIKTAELSYPKQLQINKNQNFRESIFDQIDREDLLICTPYESFDPILRFFNEAAIDPTVDEIYTTLYRIAGDSHIAQALATAAKNGKRVNVFVELKARFDEANNIHWARLMKEQGVKITYSIPNLKVHAKIALVRRKEGRESALLGTGNLNEKTAKVYTDYFLMTSNKLLTNELDMLFEFLPARRKPHSQNELSFNHLLIAQFNLKHTFLSLIDKTIQAAKDGDSATIKIKLNNLEEESLINKLYEASRAGVKLQLLVRGICRLKPQVPGLSDNIVVKRIVGRYLEHGRIFIFQYQAQTSVYLGSADWMNRNIYRRIETCFPLLNLTLAHQIQELFDIQFADDTEATLLDEHGQNQAIETQQKNVSQQQILHYLKGNMRQ, encoded by the coding sequence ATGAAGAAGAAAGATCTTTATATCAACAGAGACATCAGCTGGCTGTCGTTCAATGATCGGGTACTTGACCAAGCCGCTCGTGAGGAGGTACCTTTACTGGAAAAACTACAGTTTCTCGCTATTTTCTCATCCAATCTGGATGAATTTTATCGTGTTAGAATGCCTGTACTGATGGCTTGGAAAAAAATAATGAAGCAAAATCCGGGGCAGCTCATTCCGAACATCGATATTGGCACGTATAAAAAAGCGTCAAAAACCATCAACAAACAACAAGAAAAATTTGGCTTAATACTAGCTGATATTATCCAAGAATTAGGAAAAGAAAATATATTCTTTATCTACAACCAAGCTATTCCAGCAGAAATAAAAGACCTCGCAGCTCAATATTTCTTTAGTACAATTGCCTCCTACCTCCAAATTATACCAATTGATGATACTTCTTTTTTTCCGATCAACAATCAGCTCTACTTCGTCGTTACAGACGATAATACTGGAGTGGTATTCTTTCTAAATGTCCCTTCAAATCATATTGGCCGCTTTTTCACCTGTGAGATCAATGGGAATAAATATGTCGTACTCATCGATGATATTATCAAAGCATTTTTTCCTGAAGCCATAAGAAATACATCATTAAATTTCTATTCCTTTAAAATCACAAGGGATGCGGAATTAAATCTCCAAGATGAATTTGAGGGTGATATTGCCCAAAAAATTGAGACGGAAGTCAATAAACGTGATCTTGGCTATGCGACACGCTTTCTATTCCAGCCAAATCTGCCAAAACAGCTGATTGAAACATTGGCAACACTATTTGATCTGCGAAAAAGTAGCATTGTCGAAGGCGGAAACTATCACAATCTGAAAGATCTATTTTCATTTCCGATTAAAACAGCAGAACTTTCTTATCCAAAACAGCTGCAAATCAATAAGAATCAGAATTTTAGGGAATCTATCTTTGACCAAATAGACCGAGAGGATCTGTTGATCTGTACTCCCTATGAATCGTTCGATCCCATACTACGTTTTTTTAATGAGGCCGCGATAGATCCAACCGTAGACGAGATTTACACGACCTTATACCGTATCGCCGGTGATTCGCATATTGCACAAGCGCTGGCTACCGCAGCAAAAAATGGGAAAAGAGTCAATGTATTTGTCGAATTGAAAGCGCGCTTTGATGAAGCGAATAATATACATTGGGCTCGGTTAATGAAAGAACAGGGCGTCAAAATCACGTATAGCATCCCCAATTTAAAAGTACATGCCAAAATAGCGCTCGTGAGACGCAAAGAGGGTCGAGAAAGTGCTTTATTAGGCACAGGAAATCTAAATGAAAAAACGGCAAAGGTCTACACGGACTACTTCCTTATGACCTCAAATAAACTATTGACCAACGAATTAGACATGCTATTCGAGTTTTTACCAGCTCGGAGAAAACCCCATAGTCAAAATGAGCTGTCTTTTAACCATCTATTAATTGCACAGTTCAATCTCAAACATACATTTTTATCCCTGATAGACAAGACCATCCAAGCAGCTAAAGACGGAGACAGCGCTACAATAAAAATTAAATTAAACAATCTGGAAGAAGAATCGTTAATCAATAAATTGTATGAGGCGAGCCGGGCAGGGGTAAAACTGCAATTATTGGTCAGAGGAATCTGTAGACTAAAACCACAAGTACCCGGATTGAGCGACAACATTGTCGTGAAACGGATTGTAGGACGATATTTAGAACATGGCAGAATATTTATTTTTCAATATCAAGCACAAACGAGCGTGTATCTAGGCTCTGCAGACTGGATGAACCGTAACATCTACCGACGTATAGAAACTTGCTTTCCATTGCTGAATCTAACATTAGCACATCAAATACAAGAGCTATTCGATATTCAGTTTGCAGACGACACCGAAGCAACTTTACTGGATGAACACGGACAAAATCAGGCAATAGAAACACAGCAGAAAAATGTTTCTCAGCAACAAATCCTTCATTATTTGAAAGGCAACATGAGACAATAG
- a CDS encoding GAF domain-containing protein, translating to MEIKKVQLTTAKTANTYTNGRLDFEPFFKYLESFIENGTSSDEMIPLFALERIKEIEHLNGKLCKHNLNAYKDILQLIYSLSVSLIDTAPKKYWALTTALAEEAFYGTEAFFDLSSHQLVEQEMQGKMRAGSLLTNQEKLFYTLIFDRLYGFSPNENSSIVYHHLNDQGEIIDYYDLDIDFKFVEIKAKKTLPALDIGRLSENPSDSIFDWNTVINTVRLEDFELSGFGMVTFRKTSTEHTLRRIQSILLDLPTYNYHLFLADLEKIIKPLLKGPDTVFSLFPLFQLNGVPFFDYSITNKSILFAEAYTANKTFKIDPEIAGYLKHPHVIFYTSNATNGIRNTTSVFDERISLSGVTTYLCIPLIHNHSLSGILEIYNREQDQLDNETMQALGSLVPLLSQLAQDITLEFKKRIDDIIINRFTTIQSSVQWKFNHIAAQYIQELENDSQDAHIKAVVFEEVYPLYGAVDVKDSTIIRNASILKDFSFKVKQLAMLIDELSLDGKHKLIMTFSARVDQITESLDHISFDESMVKIIEFFRKDVQPFLEEARKQFPSKIAVIEHYAKHFFTNRDTGEFYRNEFETSLRQINQLISRELDHFNSFIQGNYPSYFQKFRTDGIEYDIYIGESITPQQRFSYEFINVFRRQQIISMARIALKVYHVKAMLPLALETTQLIFINPHSIDISFREDERRFDVEGSLNIRYEIIKKRIDKIRIKRTKERLTQVNKIAIVYLSDEILEDLMLSIQAIYDMGIIEHTIEHLKLEDVQGIAGLKAIRLSVNLNYQDFS from the coding sequence ATGGAAATAAAGAAAGTACAACTCACAACGGCAAAAACCGCCAATACGTATACAAATGGCAGGCTAGACTTTGAACCATTTTTCAAATACCTGGAATCTTTTATTGAAAATGGCACCTCATCGGATGAAATGATTCCTTTGTTTGCGTTGGAACGCATCAAAGAAATAGAACATCTCAACGGCAAACTCTGCAAGCATAATCTCAATGCCTATAAAGATATTCTGCAATTGATTTATAGCCTCTCCGTATCGTTGATTGACACTGCTCCAAAAAAGTACTGGGCACTCACAACAGCCTTAGCAGAAGAAGCCTTCTATGGAACCGAAGCCTTTTTCGACCTATCTAGCCATCAGCTTGTGGAGCAAGAAATGCAAGGGAAGATGCGTGCCGGAAGCCTTCTTACGAATCAAGAAAAGCTCTTTTATACCCTCATCTTCGATAGACTCTATGGCTTTTCTCCCAATGAAAACAGCAGCATTGTTTATCATCACCTCAATGATCAGGGGGAGATTATCGATTATTACGATTTAGACATCGATTTTAAATTTGTTGAGATCAAAGCAAAAAAAACGTTGCCGGCACTTGATATAGGTCGTTTATCGGAAAACCCCAGTGATTCCATTTTTGACTGGAATACCGTTATCAACACCGTTAGACTGGAAGATTTTGAGTTATCGGGCTTTGGCATGGTGACTTTCAGAAAGACCAGTACAGAACATACCTTACGGCGAATCCAGTCCATCCTCCTGGATTTGCCTACATACAATTACCACCTCTTTTTAGCTGATTTAGAAAAGATCATCAAACCGCTATTAAAGGGCCCTGATACCGTATTTAGTCTATTTCCGCTGTTCCAATTAAATGGGGTACCATTTTTCGATTATTCAATCACCAATAAAAGCATCTTGTTTGCTGAAGCGTATACCGCCAATAAAACCTTTAAGATCGATCCTGAAATCGCAGGTTACCTGAAGCATCCGCATGTGATATTTTATACAAGTAATGCGACGAATGGTATCCGGAATACCACGTCCGTTTTCGACGAGCGGATTAGCTTGTCGGGGGTAACGACCTATTTGTGTATTCCACTCATTCATAATCATTCTCTTTCAGGCATATTGGAAATATACAACCGTGAACAAGATCAGCTCGACAATGAAACTATGCAAGCCTTAGGTTCTCTGGTTCCGCTTTTATCACAACTAGCTCAGGATATCACCCTGGAATTTAAAAAACGTATCGACGATATCATCATTAACCGGTTTACGACAATACAGTCCTCGGTTCAGTGGAAATTTAACCATATCGCGGCCCAGTACATTCAGGAACTGGAAAACGATAGTCAGGATGCCCATATTAAAGCGGTTGTATTTGAAGAAGTCTATCCGCTCTATGGTGCTGTCGATGTCAAAGACTCTACGATCATACGAAACGCCTCTATTCTCAAAGACTTTAGCTTCAAGGTCAAACAGCTCGCCATGCTTATTGATGAGCTCTCGTTAGACGGAAAGCACAAATTGATTATGACTTTTTCAGCACGGGTCGATCAAATTACAGAATCTCTTGACCATATCTCTTTTGATGAATCGATGGTCAAGATCATTGAGTTCTTCAGAAAAGATGTGCAGCCATTTTTAGAAGAAGCCAGAAAGCAATTCCCGTCAAAAATAGCGGTGATTGAACATTATGCGAAGCATTTTTTCACCAATCGGGATACCGGGGAGTTTTATCGGAATGAGTTTGAAACTTCTTTACGCCAGATCAATCAATTGATCAGTAGAGAACTGGATCATTTCAATAGCTTCATCCAGGGAAATTATCCGTCTTATTTTCAAAAGTTCAGGACAGACGGTATTGAATATGACATTTATATCGGCGAATCCATTACGCCCCAACAACGGTTCAGCTACGAATTCATCAATGTATTTAGGCGTCAGCAGATTATTTCGATGGCCAGAATTGCGCTGAAAGTATACCACGTGAAAGCTATGCTGCCACTGGCTTTAGAAACAACACAATTGATTTTTATCAATCCACATAGCATTGATATCAGCTTCCGGGAGGATGAACGCCGGTTCGATGTTGAGGGATCGCTCAATATCCGTTACGAAATCATCAAAAAAAGAATAGACAAAATTCGGATAAAGCGAACCAAAGAACGACTTACCCAGGTCAATAAAATTGCTATTGTCTATTTATCGGATGAAATCCTGGAAGATCTCATGCTAAGTATACAGGCAATCTATGACATGGGCATTATTGAGCATACCATCGAACATTTAAAATTGGAAGATGTACAAGGAATTGCGGGTTTGAAAGCAATTCGCCTTTCGGTGAATTTAAACTATCAAGATTTCTCCTAA
- a CDS encoding trimeric intracellular cation channel family protein, which yields MITDANYFYLSDLLGTLFFAISGTLSAKRKDIDIFGAAFLGFVTAIGGGSMRDVFLNLRPVWVNDSNYLIAIFLGILIAIIFNKQLYGYYRTLTLFDAIGISFFTILGVQKSLNYESNTYAAIIFGMFTAVCGGMTRDVLLNETPLIFKKEVYATACLGGGLTYILLVHLNLDISWAAFIGAAVVFLIRMTAVKYRLYLPRLD from the coding sequence ATGATTACTGATGCCAACTATTTTTATCTAAGCGATTTGCTTGGTACTTTATTTTTTGCAATATCGGGTACCCTCTCGGCAAAACGTAAAGATATTGATATTTTTGGGGCAGCCTTTTTAGGCTTTGTGACAGCCATTGGCGGTGGATCGATGCGGGATGTATTTTTAAATCTACGCCCGGTATGGGTCAATGATAGCAATTACCTCATCGCTATTTTCCTCGGAATTTTAATTGCCATTATCTTCAATAAACAGTTGTATGGTTATTATCGTACATTGACACTTTTTGATGCCATCGGAATTAGCTTTTTTACCATCCTTGGGGTACAAAAATCACTCAACTACGAAAGCAATACCTATGCTGCCATTATTTTTGGAATGTTCACGGCGGTATGTGGAGGGATGACGCGCGACGTGCTACTCAACGAAACCCCGCTAATCTTTAAAAAAGAAGTATATGCTACGGCCTGTTTAGGGGGAGGGCTCACGTATATCTTGCTGGTGCACCTTAATCTCGATATTTCTTGGGCAGCCTTTATAGGAGCTGCTGTTGTCTTTTTAATACGAATGACGGCCGTTAAATACCGTTTGTATTTACCCCGCTTGGATTGA
- the def gene encoding peptide deformylase: MKLPIVAYGDPVLRKVAEEIDEDYPDLKKLIDDMFDTMYAAHGVGLAAPQVGLPIRMFVIDATPFAEDDEENKEMLQSFKKVFINPIMVEESGEKWAFGEGCLSIPDINEDVLRHRNIRINYLDENFEEHEMDLTGLAARVVQHEYDHIEGKLFTDKLSALKKTMLKGRLDAIAKGNIRVSYKMKFPLQKKKR, translated from the coding sequence ATGAAACTTCCGATAGTGGCGTATGGCGACCCTGTATTAAGAAAGGTCGCTGAGGAAATAGATGAAGACTATCCAGATTTAAAGAAATTGATTGATGATATGTTCGATACCATGTATGCAGCACATGGTGTCGGTTTGGCAGCTCCACAGGTAGGTTTGCCTATACGTATGTTCGTTATCGATGCAACTCCTTTCGCAGAAGATGATGAAGAAAACAAAGAAATGCTCCAATCGTTCAAAAAAGTTTTCATCAATCCCATCATGGTTGAGGAGTCTGGTGAAAAATGGGCTTTCGGTGAAGGATGTCTAAGTATCCCAGATATTAATGAGGACGTATTGCGTCACCGAAATATTCGCATCAATTACTTAGATGAGAACTTTGAAGAGCATGAAATGGACTTAACAGGTTTGGCTGCCCGTGTGGTACAGCACGAATATGATCATATTGAAGGTAAACTATTTACCGACAAATTGAGCGCCTTGAAGAAGACGATGCTAAAAGGTCGATTGGATGCTATCGCGAAAGGAAATATTCGCGTTAGTTATAAAATGAAATTTCCACTGCAAAAGAAAAAGCGTTAG
- a CDS encoding Gfo/Idh/MocA family protein yields the protein MKRKLRMGMVGGGNDAFIGAVHRIAAFMDGKIELVCGAFSIDPQISKQSGEDLFVAPERVYLNYEEMIEKESLLPEGERMDFVTIVTPNFLHFAPAKLALEKGFDVVVEKPMTVSVEEAKELQETVERTGRTLCLTHTYSGYPMVKQAKAMVKEGHFGKIRKIVVEYPQGWLSRLTEREGNAGAAWRADPKRSGKSLVMGDIGTHAAHLAEYVSGLKIQELCADLTTFVEGRLLDDDGSVLLRFENGAKGVLMASQISAGEENAVRIRIYGEKGGLEWANEDPNNLIIKMLDQPRQLYRTGNAYAAPYTLSSFATHNTRVPAGHPEGLLESFANIYRNFAATVTAKREGQTPTAEQQDFPTVYDGVRGMAFIDTVVKNNEGTEKWTKFVL from the coding sequence ATGAAGAGAAAACTTCGCATGGGTATGGTCGGAGGCGGAAACGATGCCTTTATTGGCGCTGTACACCGTATTGCTGCTTTTATGGATGGCAAGATTGAACTGGTTTGTGGTGCATTTAGTATTGATCCACAGATTTCAAAACAATCTGGAGAAGACTTATTTGTAGCTCCTGAACGTGTCTATCTAAACTATGAAGAGATGATCGAAAAAGAATCTTTGCTTCCTGAAGGCGAGCGTATGGATTTTGTAACGATCGTAACTCCAAACTTTTTGCATTTTGCTCCTGCTAAATTAGCACTAGAAAAAGGCTTTGATGTTGTTGTTGAAAAACCGATGACCGTATCTGTTGAAGAAGCAAAAGAATTACAAGAAACAGTAGAGCGCACAGGCCGCACACTGTGTCTTACGCATACGTATTCTGGCTACCCGATGGTTAAACAAGCCAAAGCGATGGTTAAAGAAGGTCATTTCGGTAAGATCAGAAAGATTGTGGTTGAGTATCCACAGGGTTGGTTAAGCCGATTAACAGAACGCGAAGGTAATGCCGGGGCCGCTTGGCGTGCAGATCCGAAACGCTCAGGTAAATCGTTGGTTATGGGTGATATCGGTACCCATGCTGCGCATTTAGCGGAATATGTATCGGGGTTAAAAATCCAAGAACTATGTGCAGACCTCACAACATTTGTTGAAGGTCGTCTATTGGATGACGATGGTTCGGTGCTTTTGCGGTTCGAAAATGGTGCTAAAGGTGTATTAATGGCTTCGCAAATTTCAGCCGGAGAAGAAAATGCCGTTCGTATCCGTATCTACGGTGAAAAAGGTGGATTGGAATGGGCAAATGAGGATCCCAACAATTTAATCATCAAGATGCTTGATCAGCCTCGTCAGCTTTATCGCACAGGAAATGCTTACGCAGCGCCTTATACGCTGAGTTCTTTTGCAACACATAATACCCGCGTACCAGCAGGTCACCCTGAAGGCTTACTGGAATCATTTGCGAATATCTACCGTAATTTTGCGGCAACAGTTACGGCAAAACGTGAAGGACAAACTCCGACAGCCGAACAACAAGATTTTCCAACAGTTTACGATGGCGTAAGAGGCATGGCTTTTATCGATACTGTCGTAAAAAATAACGAAGGAACAGAAAAATGGACTAAATTTGTTCTGTGA
- the miaA gene encoding tRNA (adenosine(37)-N6)-dimethylallyltransferase MiaA yields MIDRLKYTLSLLEQQTVPKEKVIVILGPTASGKTKLAVQLAQRIDAEIISADSRQIYRRMDIGTGKDLSEYQDIPYHLIDTHEPGERYHLGNFIADFHQARQSILERGKHTILCGGTGLYIQSVIQQNPYALIPSIEGLKESLLPLPETELLKRLQEYTLPANFQIDLSTKKRIIRAIEILAFLDTHPDHIARQQTVESIVIGLNPSVEIRREHISQRLKQRLNDGLLAEVAKLLTEGITHEQLQYYGLEYKYASLHLLGQLDYPAFTKKLETEIHRYAKRQMTYFRKMEKDGIMIHWV; encoded by the coding sequence GTGATAGACAGATTAAAATATACACTTTCTCTTTTGGAACAGCAAACCGTTCCGAAAGAGAAAGTTATCGTTATCTTAGGACCTACAGCTTCAGGAAAGACGAAACTAGCCGTTCAACTGGCGCAACGCATCGATGCTGAAATCATCAGTGCAGATTCCCGCCAAATCTATCGAAGAATGGACATTGGTACGGGAAAAGATCTATCGGAATATCAAGATATTCCCTATCATCTTATCGACACCCATGAACCGGGAGAACGCTATCATCTCGGAAACTTTATCGCTGACTTCCATCAAGCCCGACAATCCATTCTAGAAAGGGGAAAACATACTATCCTTTGTGGTGGTACAGGCTTATATATCCAAAGTGTAATCCAACAAAATCCATATGCGCTGATCCCATCGATAGAAGGGCTCAAGGAATCATTACTTCCCCTCCCAGAGACAGAGTTGTTAAAACGCCTTCAGGAATATACACTACCCGCGAACTTCCAAATCGATCTTTCGACCAAAAAACGTATCATCCGCGCAATAGAAATATTAGCATTTTTAGACACTCACCCCGATCACATCGCTCGGCAACAAACGGTAGAAAGCATCGTTATCGGATTAAATCCGTCAGTGGAAATCCGACGCGAACACATTAGCCAAAGATTAAAACAACGATTGAATGATGGTTTATTAGCAGAAGTGGCAAAACTCCTGACCGAAGGGATTACACACGAACAGCTTCAATACTATGGTTTGGAGTATAAATATGCTTCTCTCCATCTCCTTGGACAGCTCGATTACCCGGCCTTTACCAAAAAATTGGAGACAGAAATACATCGCTATGCCAAAAGGCAAATGACTTACTTCCGAAAAATGGAAAAAGATGGCATAATGATTCATTGGGTTTAA